The genomic DNA TGTTCGTCTCCGGGTCGAAGACCGGCGGGTTGCGGTCGGCGTCGGCGAAGGACTCCGCGAGCTCGTTCTCCGCGAGCCGGGTCAGCTCCTCCAGGACGCTCTTGGCCGTGTCCGTGTCCATCTCCGCGAACGGACCGGTGCCGTACAGCTTGTCGCGCCCGAGGACCTCGAAGAGGTTGAACTCGATGTCGCGGAGATTCGACTTGTAGTGCCCCATGGCGACGACTCCGTAGAAAGATCCGTAGAAAGATGTGCAACGAGACTTGTACTAAGCAGTAGCTACGATGATGCTACCCGTCGGTAATAAGACGCAACCCCAAGCCGTCCATCTGTGACTCAGTACTCTTGCGGGCATGTACGGCTACGACCAGAACGTGGGCGCTCAGCAGGGGTACGTCCCGCCCCAGCAGCAGATGGCCGGTGGCGTGGGCGGCTACGGCCAGCAGCCACCGCTCTACCCCGAGCCGTCCCCGCCCTCGCTGGCGGACGCGGTGCGTGCGTTCACCACCGGGCAGATGGCCGCGGAGGACTTCCAGCAGGTCTTCGCGACGTCCAAGGTGTACTGCCCGCGCGGCGACAACCCGGGCTTCCTCGCGCTCCACAACACCCAGCAGCCGGTGATCCCGATGTTCACCTCGCTGAAGGAACTGCGCCGCTACGCCGGCAAGGAGTCCAAGTACTTCGTCATCACCGGCGCCGAGGTCATCGACCTGCTGCCGACGGGGTACGGCTTCGTCGTCGACATGGAGGGCGAGCACCGGATGGTGTTCGACGCGAAGGCGGTCGAGCAGATGGTGGAGTTCGCGATGCGCAGGATGTACGGCTGAGCAGCGCCGTGGCTCGGTGACCCGGCGACTCGGTGGCCTAGTCGCTGAAGTGCGGAGCGCGATCCGACGAGAAGTCGGCGGTGTGTCCGGCGCCGTGGGGGTGCGCCCCGGGTGGCTGGAAGTGTGCGGGTCCGTCAGAGAACGGACGCGGCACACTGACGGGGGCCCGCATGGCGGCGACACGGAACGTACTGATCACAGGCGGCTCGGCGGGGATCGGGCAGGCGTGCGTGCGGCGGTTCGCGCGCGGGGGTGACCATGTCTGGTTCACGTACCACTCGGGGCGGGAGCGGGCGGCTCGGCTGGTGGCGGAGTTGTCGGGGTCGGGGGGACGCTCCGAGGAGTTGGCGGGACCGGCGGAATGGGCGGGACCACGGGGACAGGCGGGATCGGCCGGACCATGGGGGCAGGCTGGTCTGGCGGGATCGGGTGGATCGGCGGGACTGAGGGGACCGGGAGGATCTCCGGGCGGCCCGGCGGAGCCGGCGGAGCCGGCGGAACCGACGGGATCGGCGCGATCTGCGGGGCCGGGAGGCCGGGGAGGACCGTCGGAGTCTGAGGGCCTGAGGGGCTCTGCGGGCCCGACGGGATCGGTGGGCCCGACGGGATCGGTGGGCCCTGCGGGACCGGCGGACGGCTGCCGCTACGCGCCGCGGGCCTTCGAGTTCCGGCAGGGTGAGTGGCCCGATCATGAGCGCCTGGTCGCGGAACTGCCGGGACCGGTCGACGTCCTGATCAACAACGCGGCGGTCGGCTCGAAGACGGTCGAGCAGTACGTCCCCGGTCCCGGCCACGCCCAGGACGCCGCGTTCCTCCAGATCAACGCCGTGGGACCGCTCTGGC from Streptomyces sp. NBC_01478 includes the following:
- a CDS encoding SseB family protein, translated to MYGYDQNVGAQQGYVPPQQQMAGGVGGYGQQPPLYPEPSPPSLADAVRAFTTGQMAAEDFQQVFATSKVYCPRGDNPGFLALHNTQQPVIPMFTSLKELRRYAGKESKYFVITGAEVIDLLPTGYGFVVDMEGEHRMVFDAKAVEQMVEFAMRRMYG